One window from the genome of Gimesia aquarii encodes:
- a CDS encoding TMEM43 family protein, producing MNQKSEETVENSFGTRFKIALKNLGIGIVFVIAGLFLLWHNESKILDREIRIAQAESILSENQETTTDQKENETTEDSNLSKATLFNWVLRIAGWVILFLGLATLFKPLVVLVEKIPLLGNFVGRGITVFALLSSLSLSLILVSAVWMVARPVYGAVLLLLGIVPLLILYRSGKRARLKQALKQT from the coding sequence ATGAACCAGAAATCTGAAGAAACAGTAGAAAATTCGTTCGGAACACGATTCAAAATCGCCTTGAAAAATCTGGGTATCGGGATCGTATTTGTTATTGCGGGACTGTTTTTACTTTGGCATAACGAATCAAAAATTCTCGATAGAGAGATCCGTATTGCTCAGGCAGAATCTATTCTCTCAGAAAATCAGGAAACGACGACTGACCAGAAAGAGAACGAAACAACAGAAGATTCGAATTTAAGTAAAGCTACACTGTTTAACTGGGTATTACGGATAGCTGGATGGGTCATACTATTTCTGGGTCTGGCGACTCTCTTTAAGCCTTTGGTCGTGCTTGTGGAAAAGATTCCCTTATTGGGTAACTTTGTAGGACGTGGGATTACTGTTTTTGCCTTACTCAGTTCTTTAAGTCTTTCGCTCATTCTTGTTTCTGCAGTCTGGATGGTGGCGAGACCGGTCTATGGTGCCGTTTTACTTTTATTGGGTATTGTTCCGCTCCTGATCCTGTATCGTTCTGGTAAGCGTGCGCGATTAAAACAGGCACTCAAACAAACCTGA
- the ftsY gene encoding signal recognition particle-docking protein FtsY has product MGLFDRLKRGLQKTKEVMRTDVRDLFKAGEILDDQKIEEFEARLIKTDMGVTSASAICEEIRKKHGGRTVILDEIEETVKEKLRSLLEGEGDTKWDIADPLSPLNKNPNGLTVILVAGVNGVGKTTSIAKLANLLLKQNKTVVLAAGDTFRAAAVEQLTMWANRLGCEIVTRPDGTDPASVAYSGCESALETGADYLIIDTAGRLQTHANLMEELEKIKRVISKKVPEAPHESLLVLDATTGQNGVSQAEHFTKAIECSGLILAKLDGTARGGVTVAIRQKMGIPVKYVGVGEQIDDLELFNSQGFVDALFE; this is encoded by the coding sequence ATGGGTCTGTTTGACCGCTTAAAACGTGGATTACAAAAAACAAAAGAAGTCATGCGAACAGATGTTCGCGACTTATTCAAAGCAGGTGAGATTCTCGATGATCAGAAAATCGAAGAATTTGAAGCACGCCTGATTAAAACAGACATGGGAGTCACTTCTGCTTCTGCAATTTGTGAAGAGATCCGCAAAAAGCATGGTGGCCGCACCGTCATTCTGGACGAAATCGAAGAAACAGTCAAAGAGAAACTGAGATCATTGCTCGAAGGGGAAGGCGATACAAAATGGGATATCGCAGACCCCTTGTCTCCGCTCAATAAGAATCCGAACGGTTTGACAGTGATCCTGGTCGCAGGCGTGAACGGTGTCGGAAAAACGACATCGATCGCCAAACTGGCTAACTTACTGCTCAAACAGAACAAAACCGTTGTATTAGCTGCGGGAGACACATTTCGGGCGGCCGCTGTAGAACAATTGACTATGTGGGCCAACCGATTAGGTTGCGAAATTGTGACACGTCCTGATGGCACCGATCCTGCGAGTGTCGCGTATTCAGGCTGCGAAAGTGCATTAGAAACTGGAGCAGACTACCTGATTATTGATACTGCAGGTCGATTACAAACCCATGCGAATCTGATGGAAGAACTGGAAAAGATTAAACGTGTCATCAGTAAAAAAGTCCCCGAGGCACCACACGAAAGTCTGCTGGTTCTGGATGCGACCACGGGACAAAATGGAGTGAGTCAGGCAGAGCATTTCACGAAAGCAATTGAATGTTCCGGACTAATTTTAGCAAAATTAGATGGAACCGCGCGTGGTGGAGTGACCGTCGCGATTCGTCAGAAGATGGGTATACCCGTTAAGTATGTCGGTGTTGGCGAACAAATTGACGACTTGGAACTGTTTAACTCACAGGGGTTCGTAGACGCGCTATTTGAATAG
- a CDS encoding PSD1 and planctomycete cytochrome C domain-containing protein, translated as MKCPATHFTAWIIVAFYVVCQMSFVCAKDTITDSHKPDYLKQIKPLFQAKCYSCHGREKQEGGFRLDLKSRALEGGDSGIAIIPGQTEKSELYHRISGTGDGDKMPPEGEGTPLSKAELALVKRWIETGAKWPDSADQNEKLPGSDHWAFQPIQSNPLPQVQLNSWVKNGIDAFILQKLEQEKVLPSEEADRSTLIRRVYLDLIGLPPSIKEYEKWTTNTDPNWYEKLVDHLLASRHYGERWGRHWLDLARYADSDGFEKDSKRPHAWRWRTWVINALNEDLPFDQFSIEQLAGDLLPNPTTDQLVATGFHRNTLINREGGTDPEEDRVKRTVDRTNTLGSVWLGITVGCGQCHTHKYDPLTQREYYRLYAFFNSLTEPNIGAPLPEERAAYEKANQVYQKDHGPLVKAIQGYEQTNLNQSLIKWEQQNPEKKAIWTILKPESVHAKQNTTLKILPDRSILAGGHNPGRAEIYTITFKTNLKNINGIRLEVLPDPSLPKNGPGRSPSGDFELTMLTVKAADLESPQTTTEVPLQKAQASFEMAGYKVDRVINNSPHTGWSISPQLGKKQIATFETKTAFGSEKGTLVTVSLQHSTTRKLYHNLGRFRLSLTTGSKPLPLTGMTDMIVDTLNTPRNQRTASQQQELLEYYRTIDPQLKKLKDAELAHRKKAPKNPAETTKAQVVSHLKVPRKTHLMVRGDFLNPADEVQPNTPAVLPPLNIQKPNRLDLARWLFSPQNPLTARVTVNRIWNHYFGRGIVSTLDDFGTQGEPPSHPELLDWLATQFRENSWSLKQLHKLIVTSATYRQSSNSRPELAERNPYNTWLSHQNRLRVEAEIVRDQALAVSGLLKHKIGGRSVNPPQPDGVASLGYANSVKWPTSKGDDRYRRGLYTFFQRTVPYPMLMAFDSPDSNLSCTRRERSNTPIQALTIWNDPVFFECSQTLGKRIVAETQNKGSQLDTRIKHAFQLCLARPPSDEDINIVKQLYRDQTQILKSDKKAVTQLTKGQKIPAGSTPQEVATWIIIGRVLMNLDEFVTRS; from the coding sequence ATGAAGTGTCCTGCAACCCATTTCACTGCCTGGATAATCGTTGCTTTTTATGTCGTATGCCAAATGTCGTTTGTCTGCGCGAAAGACACCATTACCGATTCTCACAAGCCTGATTATCTCAAACAAATCAAACCGCTCTTTCAAGCCAAATGTTATTCTTGCCATGGGCGAGAAAAACAGGAAGGTGGTTTTCGACTCGATCTCAAAAGCCGTGCGCTGGAAGGGGGTGACAGCGGAATTGCGATCATCCCTGGTCAAACTGAAAAGAGTGAACTCTATCACCGCATTTCAGGAACGGGTGATGGCGATAAAATGCCCCCCGAAGGTGAAGGAACCCCTCTCTCTAAAGCAGAACTGGCACTGGTCAAACGTTGGATTGAAACAGGCGCAAAGTGGCCAGATTCTGCTGATCAAAATGAAAAACTTCCCGGCTCAGATCATTGGGCGTTCCAACCCATTCAATCAAATCCGCTTCCCCAGGTTCAGCTCAACTCCTGGGTCAAAAATGGCATCGACGCATTCATCCTGCAAAAACTGGAACAGGAAAAAGTACTTCCTTCTGAAGAAGCTGACCGCAGCACTCTCATTCGAAGAGTCTACCTGGACTTAATTGGCTTGCCTCCCTCGATCAAAGAGTACGAGAAATGGACCACAAATACAGATCCAAACTGGTATGAAAAACTAGTTGACCATTTACTCGCCTCCCGGCACTATGGTGAACGCTGGGGGAGACACTGGCTCGATTTAGCTCGTTATGCGGATAGTGACGGATTTGAGAAAGACAGTAAACGACCGCATGCCTGGCGCTGGAGAACCTGGGTCATCAATGCGTTAAATGAAGATCTGCCCTTTGATCAATTTTCGATTGAACAACTCGCCGGTGATTTATTGCCCAACCCCACGACTGATCAACTGGTGGCAACCGGATTCCATAGAAATACTCTCATTAACCGTGAAGGCGGGACCGATCCGGAAGAAGACCGCGTCAAGCGAACCGTCGACCGCACGAATACACTGGGATCAGTCTGGCTGGGAATCACTGTGGGATGTGGACAATGTCACACCCATAAGTACGACCCTCTCACTCAACGCGAATATTATCGGCTGTACGCCTTCTTCAATTCTTTGACTGAACCGAATATCGGTGCTCCCCTGCCTGAAGAACGTGCCGCCTACGAAAAGGCAAATCAAGTTTATCAAAAAGACCATGGCCCACTTGTCAAAGCGATTCAGGGCTATGAACAAACTAATCTGAATCAATCACTGATCAAATGGGAACAGCAAAATCCCGAGAAAAAGGCAATCTGGACCATTCTGAAACCCGAGTCAGTCCATGCCAAACAAAATACAACCCTCAAGATCCTGCCCGATCGTTCTATATTGGCGGGAGGACATAACCCGGGACGCGCAGAAATTTATACGATCACTTTCAAGACTAACCTGAAAAACATCAACGGAATCCGCCTTGAAGTATTACCAGATCCCAGCCTTCCGAAAAATGGTCCCGGACGTAGCCCTTCCGGAGATTTCGAACTGACAATGCTCACAGTGAAAGCTGCGGACCTGGAATCTCCCCAAACAACGACAGAAGTTCCTCTCCAAAAAGCTCAGGCCAGTTTTGAGATGGCGGGATATAAAGTTGACCGTGTCATTAACAACAGCCCCCATACCGGATGGTCGATTAGTCCACAGCTGGGAAAGAAACAGATCGCAACCTTTGAAACCAAAACTGCCTTTGGTTCTGAGAAAGGTACGCTCGTTACCGTTTCACTTCAGCACTCAACCACGCGAAAACTGTATCATAACCTGGGGCGATTTCGACTGTCACTGACTACCGGATCCAAACCATTGCCCCTGACAGGTATGACGGATATGATCGTTGATACGCTAAACACACCTCGTAATCAACGAACTGCTTCTCAACAACAGGAACTTCTGGAATACTACCGTACAATAGATCCTCAGCTTAAAAAGCTGAAAGATGCCGAACTCGCCCACAGAAAAAAAGCACCCAAGAATCCGGCTGAAACAACAAAAGCTCAGGTCGTGAGCCACCTCAAGGTCCCTCGCAAAACACATCTTATGGTTCGTGGTGATTTTCTAAACCCGGCTGACGAAGTTCAGCCAAACACACCCGCAGTCCTGCCACCGCTGAACATTCAAAAACCAAATCGTCTTGATCTCGCGCGGTGGTTATTCAGCCCCCAAAATCCGTTAACGGCGCGGGTCACCGTGAATCGTATTTGGAACCATTATTTTGGACGCGGCATCGTGTCTACTCTTGATGATTTTGGTACACAGGGTGAACCTCCTTCTCATCCAGAACTTCTGGATTGGCTTGCAACGCAATTCCGTGAAAATAGCTGGAGTTTGAAACAGCTCCATAAATTAATTGTCACATCAGCCACGTATCGCCAGTCTTCAAACAGTAGACCAGAGCTGGCAGAACGCAATCCGTACAATACCTGGTTGTCTCATCAAAACCGTCTACGCGTTGAAGCTGAGATCGTCCGTGATCAGGCGCTTGCCGTCAGTGGATTGTTGAAACATAAGATCGGAGGCCGCAGTGTGAATCCCCCCCAACCTGATGGTGTTGCCAGCCTGGGATACGCGAATTCAGTCAAATGGCCTACCAGCAAAGGGGATGATCGCTACCGGCGAGGATTATACACGTTTTTCCAAAGAACGGTTCCGTACCCCATGCTGATGGCCTTTGATTCTCCTGATTCCAATCTAAGCTGTACACGTAGAGAAAGATCAAACACTCCCATTCAGGCGCTCACAATCTGGAATGACCCGGTCTTTTTTGAATGTTCGCAGACACTTGGAAAACGTATTGTTGCGGAAACACAAAACAAGGGCTCTCAACTCGATACTCGTATCAAACATGCGTTTCAACTCTGCCTGGCACGACCACCTTCGGATGAGGATATCAACATCGTTAAGCAACTATATCGAGATCAAACTCAAATCCTGAAGTCGGATAAGAAAGCCGTGACTCAACTGACAAAGGGTCAAAAGATTCCTGCTGGCAGTACTCCGCAAGAAGTAGCAACCTGGATTATCATTGGACGAGTTTTAATGAATCTGGATGAGTTTGTCACACGTAGCTAG
- a CDS encoding porin, which yields MQKLNEITRKARLTGLLLSGLGLMAVSPAFGGDGNCAPACTPSQPNACCTKVYEEAGDKLAAELDRLTAECCAPKTCTDPNSCTDPNTCCGEEESSDDGDCCSGRLTRLFDDCDGCGNFLEDNGWSLSGWLEFGITFNGNRPSNDLNTPGVGFNQADSQFMLNQLYFVLEKDAAANEDCFGWGGRVDLLVGSDAADTAVFGGPNNTPNFDGTWSDNDIATANQIGLAMPQLYASFYAPVGNGLTVNVGHFYTVIGYEVVPAPDNFFYSHAYTMQYDEPFTHTGALASTDLSDNVALTGGITTGWDDFENQNNEWSFLGSVTWTSDSEDTSVAFALSTGSENDAFGGTSNLTVFSIVAQQKLTDNLNYVFQHDHMFYRNGDINDPGQDAEAYGINQYLFYEMSECAQAGIRAEWWRDHNGTQLGNPGTSYYEITAGLNYKLNSCIRVRPEIRWDWADGADPWTTSDGGTKDSQFTVGTDVILVF from the coding sequence ATGCAAAAACTGAATGAAATTACTAGAAAAGCCAGGCTGACTGGGCTCCTTTTAAGTGGGCTTGGTCTGATGGCAGTATCGCCAGCATTTGGTGGTGATGGTAACTGTGCCCCAGCTTGCACACCATCTCAGCCAAATGCTTGCTGCACGAAAGTGTATGAAGAAGCCGGTGATAAGCTTGCCGCTGAACTGGATCGTTTAACAGCAGAATGCTGTGCCCCCAAAACATGTACAGATCCGAATAGTTGCACAGACCCCAACACCTGCTGTGGCGAAGAAGAATCATCTGATGATGGTGATTGCTGCAGTGGTCGTCTGACTCGACTGTTTGATGACTGTGATGGTTGCGGTAACTTTCTGGAAGACAACGGCTGGAGTCTAAGTGGTTGGTTAGAATTCGGTATTACCTTCAATGGTAACCGTCCTTCTAACGACTTGAACACACCCGGTGTTGGATTCAACCAGGCTGATAGCCAATTCATGTTGAACCAGCTCTACTTTGTCTTAGAAAAAGACGCCGCAGCCAACGAAGACTGCTTCGGTTGGGGTGGCCGTGTTGACCTGCTCGTCGGTTCTGATGCCGCTGATACCGCTGTATTCGGTGGTCCTAATAATACTCCGAACTTCGATGGTACATGGTCTGACAACGACATTGCTACCGCGAACCAAATCGGACTGGCAATGCCACAGTTGTATGCATCATTCTATGCACCTGTTGGAAACGGTCTGACTGTAAACGTTGGTCACTTCTATACCGTCATTGGATACGAAGTCGTTCCCGCTCCCGATAACTTCTTCTACTCACATGCTTATACCATGCAGTATGATGAGCCATTTACTCACACTGGTGCCTTAGCCAGTACCGATTTGAGTGACAATGTTGCTCTGACAGGTGGTATCACTACCGGTTGGGATGATTTTGAAAATCAAAACAATGAGTGGAGCTTCCTGGGTTCAGTAACCTGGACCAGTGATAGCGAAGACACTTCTGTTGCTTTCGCTCTCAGCACAGGTAGTGAAAATGACGCTTTCGGTGGAACATCTAACCTGACTGTCTTCAGTATTGTTGCTCAACAAAAACTGACTGACAATCTGAATTACGTGTTCCAACACGACCACATGTTCTACCGTAATGGAGACATCAACGATCCTGGTCAGGATGCGGAAGCCTATGGTATCAACCAGTACTTGTTCTATGAAATGAGTGAGTGTGCTCAAGCTGGTATCCGTGCTGAATGGTGGAGAGACCACAACGGTACTCAGCTGGGTAATCCAGGAACAAGCTATTACGAAATTACCGCTGGTTTGAATTATAAGTTGAATTCCTGCATCCGCGTTCGTCCTGAAATTCGTTGGGACTGGGCAGATGGCGCTGATCCTTGGACCACTTCAGATGGGGGAACCAAAGACAGCCAGTTCACAGTTGGTACAGACGTCATTCTCGTCTTCTAA
- a CDS encoding BBP7 family outer membrane beta-barrel protein has product MVNPAYRLMLGMIVILSGTGLRSAQAQYNTGAPAQPGTMFTSAPYQPQYSPEQNYGTDPEYYQSMDQYASGYNRSLYYGAGDQSEMITRVLPVDRGWAYDHPADGFFKNIVSNSWMRVEYLLWKAPPGNQLIGTELTSGNDPRLPFATADFDGFNTLSTKELDLSSIGKEGSNGIRGTFGVDFNRGSIETSFFGMDTDSSGVSIGVQDLLGPNNGQTDLISILTLLDGQLADVGRNFNQKFEVEYHSQAWGVESNYVINTERLFFRTYYGAGGLQIRPMVGFRYLKIGEEMVIKGGFEELNTVPPQPFFETTINSTTNNKLYVPQAGIRMEFVHPWFTISAEPKVGFGVNNYNGSVLTNQFFGPTDPTHVTQISKTRFAPTFEFGVNARIHLSENFTFNVGYNFLWANQIARPGTITYYNVSSANTTDGVSLRAQDSLDSYKLHGLVIGGEIRLP; this is encoded by the coding sequence ATGGTAAATCCGGCCTACCGATTGATGCTTGGGATGATAGTGATCTTGTCAGGGACAGGGCTTCGTTCTGCACAGGCGCAGTATAATACTGGAGCGCCTGCTCAACCGGGAACAATGTTTACGTCCGCTCCTTATCAGCCTCAGTATTCACCAGAGCAAAATTACGGAACAGATCCGGAATACTATCAATCCATGGATCAATATGCTTCTGGTTATAACAGGAGCCTCTATTATGGAGCCGGCGATCAATCAGAAATGATTACTCGTGTATTGCCCGTCGATCGTGGTTGGGCCTATGATCATCCAGCGGATGGCTTCTTTAAGAATATTGTTTCTAACAGTTGGATGCGAGTTGAATATTTACTCTGGAAGGCACCACCTGGAAACCAATTGATTGGTACTGAGCTAACGTCAGGTAACGACCCTCGGCTACCATTTGCGACGGCAGATTTCGATGGATTTAATACACTTTCCACCAAAGAGCTCGACTTAAGTTCAATTGGTAAGGAAGGTTCCAATGGAATTCGGGGAACCTTCGGTGTGGATTTTAATAGGGGAAGCATTGAGACTTCTTTTTTCGGGATGGATACTGACTCCAGTGGTGTTTCCATTGGAGTGCAAGACCTGTTGGGTCCCAATAATGGCCAAACAGATTTGATTTCGATACTAACTTTGTTAGATGGTCAGCTGGCTGATGTAGGGCGAAATTTTAATCAGAAGTTTGAAGTGGAATATCATTCTCAGGCTTGGGGAGTGGAAAGTAATTATGTCATTAATACTGAGCGCCTCTTTTTTAGAACCTATTATGGGGCGGGTGGATTGCAAATTCGTCCCATGGTTGGTTTTCGTTATTTGAAGATTGGTGAGGAAATGGTCATCAAGGGGGGCTTCGAAGAGCTAAATACAGTTCCTCCACAACCTTTCTTTGAGACGACCATTAATTCCACTACGAATAACAAACTATATGTCCCTCAAGCAGGAATTCGCATGGAATTCGTGCATCCCTGGTTTACTATTTCAGCAGAGCCAAAGGTTGGATTTGGTGTCAATAACTATAACGGGAGCGTGTTAACGAATCAATTTTTCGGGCCAACGGACCCTACTCATGTAACACAAATCTCAAAAACAAGATTTGCACCCACATTTGAATTTGGCGTGAATGCCAGAATACATCTCAGTGAAAATTTCACATTTAACGTGGGTTACAACTTCTTATGGGCCAATCAAATCGCCAGACCAGGAACAATTACTTACTACAATGTTTCTTCTGCTAACACAACCGATGGCGTATCGTTACGAGCCCAAGACAGTCTCGACAGCTATAAACTGCATGGTTTGGTCATTGGTGGCGAAATTCGCTTACCGTAA
- a CDS encoding DUF1501 domain-containing protein, which yields MNTYSDSLNLARRRFLLNSSCSVAGYALAAMMEKEGLLASDTNLSNPLAPKDSHFPGKAKNCIFIFLAGGPSQIDLYDPKPKLQELNGQPLPKEVTEKVRFAFINKETATLSGSPRKFTKHGECGTEFSDLLPNIASCADDIALVRSMYTEQFNHHPAQLMMNTGVGRFGRPSIGSWLTYGLGSQSTNLPGYVVLTAGRGASGGASLWSSGSLPSTYAGVLFRNKGEPVLNLNNPPGISSEIQKSGLEAIKRLNRKQLDQTGDEEIASRIASYELAFQMQSSAPELIDLSSETKATQTAYGVNRKGDTKKGKRGGGSDAEAAFARNCLLARRLVERGVRFINLYHASWDHHSGLDAGLTRNTNIVDQPVAALLKDLKQRGLLDSTLVVMAGEFGRTPLGENRTGSKAVTGRDHHPNAFSLWMAGGGVKGGQVIGKTSELGWSVEDEPVHINDFHATLLHLFGMNHLKLAQKFGGLDIRLTNVGGKIVEKLIA from the coding sequence ATGAATACCTATTCTGACTCTTTAAATCTGGCACGTCGTCGCTTTCTGCTGAACTCTTCATGCAGTGTTGCCGGTTATGCACTGGCTGCGATGATGGAAAAAGAAGGTTTACTTGCCTCGGATACCAATCTGTCAAATCCTCTCGCCCCCAAAGACTCGCATTTTCCAGGAAAAGCGAAAAACTGTATCTTTATCTTTCTAGCCGGTGGTCCTAGTCAAATTGATCTATATGACCCCAAACCAAAACTCCAGGAGCTAAATGGACAACCTCTTCCTAAAGAGGTCACTGAAAAAGTTCGTTTTGCGTTTATCAACAAAGAAACCGCAACTTTGAGTGGTAGCCCTCGAAAATTCACCAAACATGGTGAATGTGGGACCGAATTTTCAGACTTACTTCCGAATATCGCTTCCTGTGCAGATGATATCGCATTGGTTCGCTCAATGTATACGGAACAGTTCAATCACCATCCCGCTCAACTCATGATGAATACCGGAGTCGGTCGGTTCGGCAGGCCCAGCATCGGTTCCTGGTTGACTTACGGACTGGGAAGTCAATCTACCAACTTACCGGGTTATGTTGTACTAACAGCAGGACGTGGTGCAAGTGGAGGTGCATCGCTCTGGTCAAGCGGCTCTTTACCATCGACTTATGCCGGAGTTCTATTCAGAAATAAAGGTGAGCCGGTTCTGAATTTGAATAATCCTCCGGGAATCAGTTCGGAAATTCAAAAATCGGGGCTGGAAGCCATCAAGCGTTTAAATCGCAAGCAGCTTGACCAGACTGGTGATGAGGAAATTGCCAGCCGCATCGCCAGCTATGAATTAGCATTTCAAATGCAATCCTCGGCTCCTGAGTTGATTGATTTATCAAGCGAAACCAAAGCAACTCAAACCGCGTATGGAGTCAATCGAAAGGGTGATACCAAAAAAGGGAAACGAGGAGGAGGCTCGGACGCCGAAGCGGCCTTTGCCCGCAACTGTCTTTTAGCACGCAGGCTGGTAGAACGGGGTGTTCGATTTATTAATCTCTATCATGCTTCCTGGGATCATCACAGCGGTCTTGATGCCGGTCTTACCCGTAATACGAACATCGTAGACCAACCCGTCGCCGCATTATTGAAAGACCTGAAGCAACGTGGGTTACTCGATTCCACTCTGGTTGTGATGGCCGGGGAATTCGGGCGAACACCACTCGGTGAAAATCGTACTGGCTCTAAAGCAGTTACGGGCCGTGACCATCACCCCAACGCATTCAGCCTCTGGATGGCCGGTGGAGGTGTCAAAGGCGGACAGGTCATCGGTAAGACGAGCGAACTTGGCTGGTCAGTGGAAGATGAGCCGGTACACATTAATGATTTTCATGCAACGTTGCTCCACTTGTTTGGCATGAATCACTTAAAATTAGCTCAGAAGTTTGGTGGCCTCGATATCCGACTGACTAATGTTGGCGGAAAAATCGTAGAAAAACTGATCGCCTGA
- the rhaB gene encoding rhamnulokinase: MPEQCFLGIDLGAESGRVLAGLLDGKQIRLEEIYRFSNGPVPVAGTRRWNVIGLWSSILKGLSLAAQKYGDQITSVGVDTWGVDYVLLSEKQELLGQPYHYRDSRTEGMLKLAISRVPQEDIFNATGLQFMELNTLYQLLAMQETDLDLLNQAEIFLLIPDFFHWLLSGSQVVEFTNATTTQCLNPKTGDWAKDLLSKLEIPTTMLPKVIPPGTKLGTLRDEVMQQTGLGKIDVIAPATHDTASAVAAIPTSHTGTADWAYISSGTWSLMGVEVNSAVLGQRAFELNFTNEGGVDGTYRLLKNIMGLWLVQECRRAYERRGKTLDYSELANAAAAADAFRSLVDPDDPRFLSPDDMLDAIKNYCEETKQPIPETEGQFIRCALESLALKYRKVLGWLEELTGTSIEVIHIVGGGTKNELLNQFTANSCQVPVITGPVEATGLGNVLVQARAAGSVSSLAEIREIVLNSTETNRYEPQDSEIWNQAVQRFDDLSQSAP, from the coding sequence ATGCCGGAACAGTGTTTTTTGGGAATTGATTTAGGTGCTGAAAGTGGCCGTGTATTGGCAGGATTGCTGGATGGGAAGCAAATTCGCCTCGAAGAAATATACCGATTCAGTAATGGACCAGTTCCGGTTGCGGGAACCCGTCGCTGGAATGTGATTGGACTTTGGTCATCCATTCTCAAAGGATTGTCGCTTGCCGCACAAAAATATGGCGATCAAATTACTTCGGTCGGTGTTGATACGTGGGGAGTCGATTATGTCTTACTTTCCGAAAAACAGGAACTACTGGGACAGCCTTATCACTATCGCGACTCCCGAACTGAAGGGATGCTGAAACTGGCAATTTCACGTGTTCCGCAGGAGGATATTTTTAATGCAACCGGCTTGCAGTTTATGGAGCTTAACACGCTCTATCAATTGTTGGCAATGCAAGAAACAGATCTTGATTTATTAAATCAGGCGGAAATATTTCTCCTCATCCCAGACTTTTTTCACTGGCTCTTATCAGGTAGTCAAGTCGTTGAATTTACGAATGCAACAACCACACAATGCCTGAATCCTAAAACGGGTGACTGGGCTAAGGATTTATTAAGTAAGCTGGAAATTCCAACCACCATGTTACCCAAAGTTATCCCTCCCGGAACAAAACTTGGAACACTTCGTGATGAAGTGATGCAGCAAACGGGTCTTGGTAAAATCGATGTCATTGCCCCGGCTACGCATGATACTGCCTCGGCTGTTGCCGCAATTCCCACTTCCCATACCGGAACAGCAGACTGGGCTTATATCAGTTCTGGAACCTGGTCTTTAATGGGGGTCGAAGTTAATTCTGCAGTACTCGGTCAGCGTGCGTTTGAATTGAACTTTACTAATGAAGGTGGGGTCGACGGAACCTATCGATTATTAAAAAATATTATGGGACTCTGGCTGGTTCAAGAATGCCGGCGCGCCTATGAACGCCGTGGTAAAACTCTGGACTACTCAGAACTGGCAAACGCAGCGGCTGCAGCTGACGCTTTTCGATCTCTGGTCGATCCTGATGATCCAAGGTTTCTCAGCCCTGATGACATGCTGGATGCGATCAAAAATTATTGCGAAGAAACCAAACAACCGATTCCGGAAACCGAAGGCCAATTTATTCGCTGTGCCTTGGAAAGCCTTGCTTTGAAGTATCGAAAAGTCCTTGGTTGGCTTGAAGAACTGACGGGCACTTCTATCGAAGTGATCCATATTGTAGGAGGCGGTACGAAAAATGAGCTCTTGAATCAATTCACAGCCAATTCGTGTCAAGTCCCAGTGATCACAGGTCCCGTGGAAGCCACAGGTTTGGGGAATGTATTGGTACAAGCCAGAGCTGCAGGTTCAGTGAGTTCGTTGGCCGAAATCCGTGAAATTGTCTTGAATTCTACTGAAACCAACAGATATGAACCACAAGACAGTGAAATTTGGAATCAGGCGGTTCAACGCTTTGACGATCTTTCACAATCGGCTCCCTAA